A portion of the Eubacterium maltosivorans genome contains these proteins:
- a CDS encoding PRD domain-containing protein produces the protein MYCVKKVLNNNAVLAVDLRRKEEVIFLGKGVGFNKKVNQPFEDPKSVKKYHLQKETSKGPSDKLISAVDPVYLEIANDIIRLSEEKFKAVDTNILLPLADHIAFSIVRMNSRMDLSNPFSEDIRLLFEEEYAIAEKGREIIRERTGYSIPDDEVSYITLYIHSALSDTQVSQSLKIPVIIRESIERIEKECGVRIDRGSFAYNRLLYHIKCMLARVHNNEKLNSDMIEFTKEKCAYAFEVAGEICEKLSHELGEQFTEKEVSYLALHIERIRSA, from the coding sequence GTGTACTGTGTCAAAAAAGTTTTAAATAACAACGCGGTTCTGGCCGTTGACCTCAGACGCAAGGAGGAGGTCATCTTTCTGGGGAAAGGCGTGGGCTTTAATAAAAAAGTCAACCAGCCCTTTGAGGACCCGAAAAGCGTTAAAAAATACCATCTGCAAAAGGAAACCAGCAAAGGCCCCTCAGACAAGCTCATCAGCGCGGTCGATCCGGTTTACCTGGAAATTGCCAACGATATTATCCGCCTGTCCGAGGAAAAATTCAAAGCTGTGGATACCAATATTCTGTTGCCCCTGGCCGACCATATCGCCTTTTCCATTGTCCGTATGAACAGCCGGATGGATCTGTCCAATCCCTTTTCGGAGGATATCCGCCTGCTTTTTGAGGAAGAGTACGCCATTGCCGAAAAGGGCCGGGAGATTATCCGCGAGCGTACCGGCTACAGCATTCCCGACGACGAGGTCAGCTACATTACGCTGTACATTCACTCAGCCCTCAGCGACACACAGGTTTCCCAGTCGCTCAAAATTCCGGTGATCATCCGGGAGAGCATCGAGCGGATCGAGAAGGAATGCGGCGTCAGGATCGACAGGGGCTCCTTTGCCTACAACCGGCTTTTATACCATATTAAATGTATGCTGGCCCGGGTGCACAATAACGAGAAGCTCAACAGCGATATGATCGAATTCACAAAGGAAAAATGCGCCTACGCCTTTGAGGTGGCCGGAGAAATCTGTGAAAAGCTGTCCCATGAGCTGGGCGAGCAGTTTACCGAAAAGGAGGTCAGCTACCTGGCCCTGCACATCGAGCGTATCCGAAGCGCTTAA
- a CDS encoding M20 metallopeptidase family protein, translating to MAVDFYQKLPEAIKAYAPEAVSLRRALHKIPETGFNERETQAFIMDYLEKLGYTPEKVCDTGVVLFIPSLNGLDETIAIRTDMDGLGVVEETGVDFASEHEGMMHACGHDGHMSMVLLVARYLKEHPEARVRNTLLVFQPAEEGPGGAGPIVESGVLEKYKAKAIFGYHLFPFVEEGLISTTPGPMMAMTSEFYIDILGKSGHAADPDQGIDAIVATADYVSGLQKIVSRTVSPNDSALLSIGTINGGTRMNIIADKVSLSGTVRSFSEDVQEAMKQRMVDMARGIEQMYHCKIEIKFVDMYPPVINSEALFDQIWPLCGEADEKKLFKKVMLAEDFAMYRKAIPGVFMGLGSGSEEKGYTQNLHTHGFNFDEKVLLRGLQVYMNILTKAGEYTL from the coding sequence ATGGCAGTTGACTTTTACCAAAAGCTTCCTGAAGCCATCAAAGCCTATGCGCCGGAAGCCGTCAGCCTCCGGCGGGCTTTACATAAAATCCCGGAAACGGGCTTTAATGAGCGTGAAACCCAGGCGTTTATTATGGATTATCTTGAAAAGCTGGGTTATACCCCCGAGAAGGTCTGCGATACCGGCGTTGTCCTGTTTATCCCAAGCCTGAACGGGCTGGACGAGACCATCGCCATCCGTACCGATATGGACGGGCTGGGCGTCGTGGAGGAAACCGGGGTGGATTTTGCTTCCGAGCATGAGGGGATGATGCATGCCTGCGGCCACGACGGCCATATGAGCATGGTGCTTCTGGTGGCCAGATATTTAAAGGAACACCCCGAAGCCAGAGTGCGCAACACCCTGCTGGTGTTCCAGCCCGCCGAGGAGGGCCCGGGCGGGGCCGGCCCCATTGTTGAGAGCGGCGTGCTTGAAAAATACAAAGCAAAAGCTATTTTTGGCTACCACCTGTTCCCCTTTGTAGAGGAAGGGCTCATCAGCACCACCCCGGGGCCGATGATGGCAATGACCTCAGAATTTTATATTGATATCCTGGGAAAAAGCGGCCACGCGGCCGACCCAGATCAGGGGATCGACGCCATTGTAGCCACTGCCGACTACGTTTCGGGCCTTCAGAAAATCGTAAGCCGGACAGTGAGCCCAAACGACAGCGCCCTGCTGTCCATCGGCACCATCAACGGCGGTACCCGGATGAATATTATCGCCGATAAGGTCAGCCTTTCCGGTACAGTGCGCTCATTCTCAGAGGATGTTCAGGAGGCCATGAAACAGCGCATGGTGGATATGGCCAGGGGCATCGAGCAGATGTACCATTGTAAAATCGAGATTAAGTTTGTGGATATGTACCCCCCGGTGATCAACAGCGAGGCCCTGTTCGACCAGATCTGGCCCCTGTGCGGCGAGGCGGATGAAAAGAAGCTGTTTAAAAAGGTGATGCTGGCCGAGGATTTCGCCATGTATAGGAAGGCCATTCCCGGCGTTTTCATGGGTCTTGGCTCTGGCAGCGAGGAGAAAGGCTATACCCAGAACCTCCATACCCACGGCTTTAATTTTGACGAAAAGGTTCTTCTGAGAGGACTTCAGGTTTATATGAATATTCTTACCAAAGCGGGAGAATATACCCTTTAA